In Musa acuminata AAA Group cultivar baxijiao chromosome BXJ3-9, Cavendish_Baxijiao_AAA, whole genome shotgun sequence, a single genomic region encodes these proteins:
- the LOC135649487 gene encoding cytochrome P450 CYP94D108-like, with the protein MEISSASSLLLLISFLCSAFFLFFKQRSPRGAPANLAALKSYPVVGNLPHLVKNSHRILEWTTDLIPTSPTGTVTVAPFVFTANPANVEHVSKVRFANYPKSEPIILAIRDCLGRGVATTNGEEWRLQRKAASHEFGTRSLRTFIHEKVCHELLARLVPLLTRASRSGEVIDLQDVLERFAFDNTCSLAFDEDTMCLGGEGAEEGKRFFHAFEEATSLCVERAKQPFPLVWRIKKWLHVGSERRLQEAMKIVHGFVDRCMQSRGNRPTSGQDLLSRFTADGANSDEFVHDNLISFVLAGRDTTPAALTWFFWILSSRPDVVAKIREETKRIRTRQPEENGGKLAFTMEELKEMNYLHAAISESLRLYPPVPMVPRDCLEEDELPDGHRMRRGWILMYNAYAMGRREAIWGPDCREFMPERWLDEEGVFQPKSSSVFPVFHTGPRTCLGKDMAYIQMKVVAASILERFDMTVVEASGRHQLLMAMRMQGGLSVRLRERISGGM; encoded by the coding sequence ATGGAGATTTCTTCCGcctcttctctcctcctcctcatatccttcctgtgctccgccttttttctcttcttcaagcAACGCTCCCCACGCGGTGCTCCGGCCAACCTCGCCGCCCTCAAGAGTTACCCCGTTGTGGGTAATCTTCCTCATCTAGTCAAGAACAGCCACCGCATTCTGGAGTGGACGACGGACCTCATCCCGACCTCCCCCACCGGCACCGTCACGGTCGCCCCTTTCGTCTTCACCGCCAACCCCGCCAACGTGGAGCACGTCTCCAAGGTCCGCTTCGCCAACTACCCCAAGAGTGAACCCATCATCTTGGCCATTCGCGACTGCCTTGGCCGCGGCGTTGCGACCACCAACGGCGAGGAGTGGCGCCTCCAACGCAAGGCTGCCAGCCACGAGTTCGGCACCAGATCCCTCCGGACCTTCATCCATGAGAAAGTCTGCCACGAGCTCCTCGCGCGGTTGGTCCCACTGCTGACGAGAGCAAGCCGAAGTGGCGAGGTCATCGACCTCCAGGACGTGCTCGAGCGCTTCGCGTTCGACAACACCTGCAGCCTAGCGTTCGACGAGGACACCATGTGCCTAGGCGGTGAGGGAGCAGAGGAGGGGAAGCGGTTCTTTCACGCGTTCGAGGAAGCCACGAGTCTCTGCGTCGAGCGGGCGAAGCAGCCTTTCCCGCTCGTTTGGAGGATCAAGAAGTGGCTCCACGTCGGATCAGAGCGACGACTGCAGGAGGCCATGAAGATCGTCCATGGATTCGTCGATAGATGCATGCAGTCGCGAGGAAACCGGCCGACCAGCGGCCAAGACCTCCTCTCCCGGTTCACGGCTGACGGCGCCAATTCGGACGAGTTCGTTCACGACAACCTCATCAGCTTTGTGCTCGCAGGGCGCGACACGACACCCGCGGCGCTCACCTGGTTCTTCTGGATACTCTCCTCGCGGCCGGACGTGGTGGCCAAGATAAGAGAAGAAACCAAACGGATCCGAACTCGACAACCCGAAGAAAACGGTGGCAAGCTGGCGTTCACGATGGAGGAACTGAAGGAGATGAACTATCTCCATGCAGCCATATCGGAGTCGCTGCGGCTGTACCCGCCGGTGCCCATGGTGCCAAGGGACTGCCTGGAGGAGGATGAGTTACCGGACGGGCATCGGATGCGCAGGGGTTGGATTCTGATGTACAACGCGTACGCCATGGGGAGGAGGGAGGCGATATGGGGTCCGGACTGCAGGGAGTTCATGCCGGAGAGGTGGCTGGACGAGGAGGGAGTGTTCCAGCCCAAGAGCTCGTCGGTCTTCCCAGTGTTTCACACGGGTCCGAGGACGTGCCTGGGGAAGGACATGGCCTATATCCAGATGAAGGTGGTGGCAGCGAGCATCTTGGAGAGGTTCGACATGACGGTGGTGGAGGCGAGCGGGCGGCACCAGTTGCTGATGGCGATGAGAATGCAGGGAGGCTTGTCGGTGAGGCTGAGGGAGAGGATATCAGGTGGAATGTAG